The following proteins are co-located in the Oceanimonas sp. GK1 genome:
- a CDS encoding FAD-binding oxidoreductase — translation MQPHADSYYAASAHSAPEYSALHDNLEVDVCIVGAGITGCSAALNLAERGYSVAVLDTRRVGWGASGRSGGQMIFGYACEQASLTRLVGDKISRQLWDISIEALTQMRQRIDQHKIQCDLADGHLHAAVKPRHMNELEHWADSLRRDYGYDSLQLWSREQVRAQLDSEAYLGGLYDAASGHVHPLNYTLGLANAAAEAGAQFFEYTPATRIEQGEHPVVHTPHGMVRCRHLLLCGNAYLEGIAPDIERKIMPVGTYITATEPLGEARARSLIANNMAVADINFVLDYFRLSADHRLLFGGRVSYSGRDPVNLAASMGKRLRHVFPQLADVKQQYTWGGYVGITMNRAPHFGRLNGNVYFAQGFSGHGIALTGMAGSLMADAIAGSAERFDLFSRIPHRDFPGGRLLRTPALVLAMAWYRLRDLL, via the coding sequence ATGCAGCCGCACGCCGATTCCTATTACGCCGCTTCCGCCCATTCGGCCCCGGAGTATTCCGCCCTACACGATAACCTGGAGGTGGACGTGTGCATTGTGGGCGCCGGCATTACCGGCTGCAGCGCCGCCCTCAATCTGGCGGAACGGGGCTATAGCGTGGCGGTGCTGGATACCCGCCGGGTAGGCTGGGGCGCCTCGGGTCGCAGCGGCGGCCAGATGATTTTCGGCTATGCCTGTGAGCAGGCCTCGCTCACCCGACTGGTGGGAGACAAGATCAGCCGGCAGCTGTGGGACATCTCAATCGAGGCACTCACGCAGATGCGCCAGCGCATTGACCAGCATAAGATTCAGTGCGATCTGGCCGATGGCCACCTGCACGCCGCGGTCAAGCCCCGGCACATGAACGAGCTGGAACACTGGGCCGACAGCCTGCGCCGGGACTACGGCTACGACTCGCTGCAACTGTGGAGCCGGGAGCAGGTGCGAGCACAACTGGACAGTGAGGCCTATCTTGGCGGCCTGTATGACGCCGCCAGCGGCCATGTGCATCCGCTCAACTACACCCTGGGGCTGGCGAATGCCGCCGCCGAGGCCGGGGCCCAGTTTTTTGAATATACCCCCGCCACCCGCATTGAGCAGGGCGAACACCCGGTGGTGCACACGCCCCACGGCATGGTTCGCTGCCGCCATCTGCTGCTGTGCGGCAACGCCTATCTGGAAGGCATCGCCCCGGACATCGAGCGCAAGATCATGCCGGTGGGCACCTACATTACCGCCACCGAGCCCCTGGGCGAAGCGCGGGCCCGCTCCCTGATTGCCAACAACATGGCGGTGGCCGACATCAACTTTGTGCTCGACTATTTTCGCCTGAGCGCCGACCACCGGCTACTGTTTGGCGGCCGGGTCAGTTATTCGGGGCGGGATCCGGTCAACCTGGCGGCCTCCATGGGCAAACGGTTACGCCATGTGTTCCCCCAGCTGGCGGACGTGAAACAGCAATATACCTGGGGCGGCTATGTGGGCATTACCATGAACCGGGCCCCCCATTTCGGCCGGCTCAACGGCAATGTCTATTTTGCCCAAGGGTTCTCCGGCCATGGCATTGCCCTCACCGGCATGGCCGGCAGCCTGATGGCGGACGCCATTGCCGGCAGTGCCGAGCGCTTTGATCTGTTTTCCCGCATTCCCCACCGGGACTTTCCCGGCGGCCGGCTGTTGCGCACCCCGGCCCTGGTGCTGGCTATGGCCTGGTACCGGCTGCGGGATCTGTTGTAA
- a CDS encoding pyruvate, water dikinase regulatory protein translates to MHTVFYVSDGTAITAEVFGHAVLSQFPLPFEQITFPFVEDEDKARAVRDRINASFHQSGKQPLVFHTIIDDRLRGIITDSEAMCYDFLNTFVAPIEQQLGVKAEPRAHKAHSIENKHNYDLRIDAVNYALDNDDGVTTKEYDEADIILVGVSRCGKTPTSLYLALQFGIRVANYPFIDQDMSRMNLPAALKANRHKLFGLTIDANRLQEIRQRRRADSRYATIEQCRYELGQVERLFRMEAIPFIDTTFHSVEEISVKILEKTGIRRKIY, encoded by the coding sequence GTGCACACGGTTTTTTATGTTTCTGATGGGACGGCGATCACAGCCGAAGTGTTTGGCCATGCCGTGCTGAGCCAGTTTCCCCTGCCCTTTGAGCAAATTACCTTTCCCTTTGTGGAGGACGAAGACAAGGCGCGCGCGGTGCGGGATCGCATCAATGCCAGCTTTCACCAGAGCGGCAAGCAACCCCTGGTGTTTCACACCATTATCGACGACCGGCTGCGGGGCATCATCACCGACAGCGAGGCCATGTGTTACGACTTCCTCAATACCTTTGTGGCCCCCATCGAGCAGCAGCTCGGCGTCAAGGCCGAGCCCCGCGCCCACAAGGCCCACAGCATTGAGAACAAACACAACTACGATCTGCGTATCGACGCGGTGAACTACGCCCTCGACAACGATGACGGCGTCACCACCAAGGAATATGACGAAGCCGACATTATCCTGGTGGGCGTGTCCCGCTGCGGCAAGACCCCCACCAGCCTCTACCTGGCGCTGCAATTCGGCATTCGCGTGGCCAACTATCCCTTTATCGATCAGGACATGAGCCGAATGAACCTGCCCGCCGCCCTCAAGGCCAATCGCCACAAGCTGTTCGGGCTCACCATCGACGCCAACCGGCTGCAGGAAATTCGCCAGCGGCGCCGGGCCGACAGCCGCTATGCCACCATTGAGCAATGCCGTTATGAACTGGGCCAGGTCGAGCGGCTGTTCCGCATGGAAGCCATTCCCTTTATCGACACGACTTTTCACTCGGTGGAAGAGATCTCGGTGAAGATTCTGGAGAAAACCGGCATACGACGTAAAATTTACTAA
- the queE gene encoding 7-carboxy-7-deazaguanine synthase QueE has protein sequence MIAISEIFGPTIQGEGALTGVPTVFVRTGGCDFRCSWCDTLYAVEPRFKADWTPMSAEAVLAEVERLSGGRPLLVTLSGGNPALQPLGELLALGHAKGYTFAIETQGSKVQDWFAELDHLTLSPKPPSAGMAFSQHRFDACLAAAGAHTQVTLKLVIADEVDYQWARDFAARYPQLPLTLQPCNPAPATPDEPERTTDLDALNAHLRWLVDRVTADGWFEARVLPQLHVIIWNNERGV, from the coding sequence ATGATCGCCATCAGTGAAATTTTCGGCCCCACCATTCAGGGAGAAGGGGCGCTCACCGGGGTGCCCACCGTGTTTGTGCGCACTGGCGGCTGTGATTTTCGCTGCAGCTGGTGCGATACCCTCTATGCCGTTGAGCCCCGCTTCAAGGCTGACTGGACGCCCATGAGCGCCGAGGCGGTGCTGGCCGAGGTTGAGCGCCTGAGCGGCGGCCGGCCGCTGCTGGTGACGCTTTCCGGCGGCAACCCGGCACTGCAGCCTCTGGGTGAGCTGCTGGCGCTTGGCCATGCCAAGGGCTACACCTTCGCCATTGAAACTCAAGGGAGCAAGGTGCAGGACTGGTTTGCCGAACTCGACCACCTGACCCTGAGCCCCAAGCCGCCGTCCGCCGGCATGGCCTTTAGTCAGCACCGGTTCGACGCCTGTCTGGCCGCCGCCGGCGCCCACACCCAGGTCACCCTCAAGCTGGTGATTGCCGACGAAGTCGACTACCAGTGGGCGCGGGATTTTGCCGCCCGCTATCCACAATTGCCGCTCACCCTGCAGCCCTGCAATCCGGCCCCGGCTACCCCCGATGAGCCGGAGCGGACAACCGATCTCGACGCCCTCAACGCTCACTTGCGCTGGCTGGTGGACAGAGTCACCGCCGATGGCTGGTTTGAGGCCCGGGTGCTGCCCCAGTTGCACGTGATCATCTGGAACAACGAGCGGGGCGTGTAA
- a CDS encoding IS3 family transposase (programmed frameshift), with protein MKYKPHRHFSDAFKREAVEASLSTTETQAQLAGRLGIHPNQLSRWRREWIMTKKSSDKAVENIGPEKSLQELEREVARLKKQLERKELENEILKKAQGVLRQARQVRFAFIEAHRSQRWRVSIMCEVLDVSRAGYYRWRARQHSPGARTIERRTLSTFLLERARQLKNVPGYRKMWLEARDAGFCCGKNQVQGLLKDAGYRSCTAPKAGYQKPASSLPVLPNLLNRQFSVGSANRVWVSDITQIRCSEGWLYIAAVLDLGTRRVVGRAMGAINSAQLVLEALEQAWQHQLPDGTQLLFHSDQGSQYRSEEVMRWLNTRGITISMSRRGNCWDNACSESFFALLKKEWTHPLGMLGRDEMADEVRYYTDEYYPKVRRHMALGGITPNAYAAAA; from the exons ATGAAGTACAAACCCCACCGTCACTTTAGCGATGCATTCAAACGTGAGGCCGTCGAGGCCTCGCTATCCACCACAGAGACACAAGCTCAGCTTGCTGGCAGACTCGGGATCCATCCTAACCAATTGAGTCGCTGGCGCAGAGAGTGGATCATGACCAAGAAATCATCTGACAAAGCAGTTGAAAACATCGGACCAGAAAAAAGCCTGCAGGAGCTGGAGCGCGAGGTGGCTCGGCTGAAGAAGCAGCTTGAGCGGAAAGAGCTGGAGAACGAAATCCTAAAAAAGGCACAAG GAGTACTTCGCCAAGCACGGCAAGTAAGGTTTGCCTTTATCGAGGCTCACCGAAGTCAACGCTGGCGGGTCTCGATAATGTGTGAAGTACTCGATGTGTCACGAGCGGGATATTATCGCTGGCGAGCACGTCAGCACTCGCCGGGAGCGCGTACCATCGAGCGACGGACGCTGAGCACCTTCCTGCTCGAGCGAGCCAGGCAACTGAAGAATGTGCCGGGTTATCGCAAGATGTGGCTGGAAGCACGGGATGCCGGGTTCTGCTGCGGCAAGAACCAGGTTCAGGGCTTGCTGAAAGACGCTGGTTATCGTTCATGCACGGCTCCTAAAGCAGGATATCAAAAGCCAGCATCATCCTTGCCTGTGTTGCCGAATCTGCTGAATCGCCAGTTCTCGGTGGGGTCAGCGAACCGAGTTTGGGTATCAGATATCACCCAAATCCGGTGCAGTGAAGGCTGGCTCTACATTGCTGCAGTCCTGGACCTGGGCACACGCCGCGTGGTGGGCCGAGCCATGGGTGCGATCAATAGCGCTCAGCTGGTGCTGGAGGCCCTTGAGCAGGCATGGCAACATCAGCTGCCAGATGGGACACAGCTGTTGTTCCACTCGGACCAGGGGAGTCAGTATCGGAGCGAAGAGGTGATGAGATGGCTCAATACACGGGGAATCACCATCAGCATGTCACGCCGAGGTAACTGCTGGGATAACGCCTGTTCGGAAAGCTTCTTCGCGCTGCTCAAGAAGGAATGGACACATCCATTAGGAATGCTCGGAAGAGACGAAATGGCAGATGAAGTCCGGTATTATACGGACGAGTATTACCCGAAAGTGCGGCGCCACATGGCGCTGGGAGGAATAACTCCCAATGCCTACGCAGCTGCCGCTTAA
- the ppsA gene encoding phosphoenolpyruvate synthase, producing MQEYVIWYEQLGMHDVDRVGGKNASLGEMISQLAGAGVSVPGGFATTAYAFNEFLEQSGLNDRIHELLDQLDVDNIAALGNAGKTIRQWVIDTPFQPELEAAIREAYEELAGKAGDEASFAVRSSATAEDMPDASFAGQQETFLNVHGLDAVMEAIKHVFASLFNDRAISYRVHQGYDHKGVALSAGIQRMVRSDIGASGVMFTLDTESGFDQVVFVTSAWGLGEMVVQGAVNPDEFYVHKPTLTAGRPAVVRKTLGSKLQKMIYANAQELGKQVEIKETSREERRQFSLTNIEVMELAKQAMIIEKHYGRPMDIEWARDGVDGNLYIVQARPETVRSRQDANVLERFALNQKGAVIAEGRAIGHKIGAGTAKVIDSIDQMDEIKAGDVLVTDMTDPDWEPIMKRAAAIVTNRGGRTCHAAIIARELGIPAVVGCGNATELVQDGQDVTVSCAEGDTGYIYNGKLEFSVNTSEVGSMPPSPVKVMMNVGNPDRAFDFAQLPNAGVGLARLEFIINRMIGVHPKALLNYDTQSPELKLKIDEIIAGYDSPREFFVAKLTEGIATLACAFWPERVIVRMSDFKSNEYANLLGGDAYEPDEENPMLGFRGASRYISKDFQDCFAMECEAMKRVRGDMGLTNVEIMIPFVRTLNEAASVIDILGENGLKRGENGLKVIMMCELPSNALLADKFLHYFDGFSIGSNDMTQLTLGLDRDSGLVAGSFDERDEAVKALLSMAIQAARKAGKYVGICGQGPSDHADFAAWLVEQGIDSVSLNPDTVIDTWLYLAEHAKH from the coding sequence GTGCAGGAATATGTGATTTGGTATGAACAGCTCGGCATGCACGACGTGGACCGGGTTGGCGGCAAGAACGCCTCACTGGGCGAGATGATAAGCCAGCTGGCTGGCGCCGGAGTGTCGGTGCCTGGCGGCTTTGCGACCACCGCCTATGCCTTTAACGAATTTCTCGAGCAAAGCGGGCTCAACGACAGAATTCACGAGTTGCTCGACCAGCTCGACGTGGACAACATCGCCGCCCTGGGCAACGCGGGCAAAACCATTCGCCAGTGGGTGATCGACACTCCCTTCCAGCCCGAGCTGGAAGCGGCCATTCGCGAAGCCTACGAAGAGCTGGCCGGCAAGGCCGGCGACGAGGCCTCGTTCGCGGTACGTTCTTCCGCCACCGCCGAAGACATGCCTGACGCGTCTTTTGCCGGCCAGCAGGAAACCTTCCTCAACGTGCACGGCCTGGATGCGGTGATGGAAGCCATCAAGCACGTGTTCGCGTCTCTGTTTAACGACCGCGCCATCTCCTACCGGGTGCACCAGGGCTACGACCACAAGGGCGTGGCGCTCTCTGCCGGCATTCAGCGCATGGTGCGTTCCGACATCGGCGCCTCGGGCGTAATGTTCACCCTGGACACCGAATCCGGTTTTGATCAGGTGGTGTTTGTCACCTCCGCCTGGGGCCTGGGTGAAATGGTGGTGCAGGGGGCGGTGAACCCCGACGAGTTTTATGTACACAAACCCACCCTGACCGCCGGCCGCCCGGCGGTGGTACGCAAGACCTTGGGCTCCAAGCTGCAGAAAATGATCTACGCCAATGCCCAGGAGCTGGGCAAGCAGGTGGAAATCAAGGAAACCAGCCGGGAAGAGCGCCGTCAGTTCTCTCTGACCAACATTGAGGTGATGGAGCTGGCCAAGCAGGCCATGATCATCGAGAAACACTACGGTCGCCCCATGGACATCGAATGGGCCCGCGACGGCGTGGACGGCAACCTCTACATCGTGCAGGCCCGCCCCGAAACCGTGCGTAGCCGCCAGGACGCCAATGTGCTGGAGCGCTTTGCCCTCAACCAGAAGGGCGCGGTCATCGCCGAAGGCCGGGCCATCGGCCACAAGATTGGAGCCGGCACCGCCAAGGTGATCGACAGCATCGATCAGATGGACGAGATCAAGGCCGGCGACGTGCTGGTGACCGACATGACCGACCCGGACTGGGAACCGATCATGAAACGGGCCGCCGCCATCGTTACCAACCGGGGCGGCCGCACCTGCCACGCCGCCATCATTGCCCGTGAGCTCGGCATTCCCGCCGTGGTGGGCTGCGGCAACGCCACCGAGCTGGTACAGGACGGCCAGGATGTGACCGTGTCCTGTGCCGAGGGCGACACCGGCTATATCTATAACGGCAAGCTGGAGTTTAGCGTCAACACCTCGGAAGTGGGCTCCATGCCGCCTTCGCCGGTGAAGGTGATGATGAACGTGGGCAACCCCGATCGGGCCTTTGACTTTGCCCAACTGCCCAACGCCGGTGTGGGCCTGGCGCGGCTGGAGTTCATCATCAACCGCATGATCGGCGTGCACCCCAAGGCGCTGCTCAACTACGACACCCAGAGCCCGGAGCTCAAGCTCAAGATCGACGAGATCATTGCCGGCTACGACAGCCCGCGGGAATTCTTCGTGGCCAAACTGACCGAGGGCATCGCCACCCTGGCCTGCGCCTTCTGGCCGGAGCGGGTGATCGTGCGCATGTCCGACTTCAAGTCGAACGAATACGCCAACCTGCTCGGCGGTGACGCTTACGAGCCGGATGAAGAAAACCCCATGCTGGGCTTCCGCGGTGCCTCCCGCTACATCTCCAAGGACTTCCAGGACTGCTTTGCCATGGAATGCGAGGCCATGAAGCGGGTACGGGGCGACATGGGCCTGACCAACGTCGAGATCATGATCCCCTTCGTGCGCACCCTGAATGAAGCCGCTTCTGTTATCGACATTCTCGGCGAGAACGGCCTCAAGCGCGGCGAAAACGGCCTGAAAGTCATCATGATGTGCGAACTGCCCTCCAACGCCCTGCTGGCGGACAAGTTCCTCCACTACTTCGACGGCTTCTCCATCGGCTCCAACGACATGACCCAGCTCACCCTGGGGCTGGATCGGGACTCCGGCCTGGTAGCGGGCTCCTTTGACGAGCGCGACGAGGCGGTCAAGGCGCTGCTGTCCATGGCCATTCAGGCCGCCCGCAAGGCCGGCAAGTACGTGGGTATCTGCGGCCAGGGGCCGTCGGATCATGCCGACTTCGCCGCCTGGCTGGTAGAGCAGGGCATCGACTCGGTGTCCCTGAACCCGGACACCGTGATCGATACCTGGCTGTATCTGGCGGAGCACGCCAAGCACTGA
- a CDS encoding DUF1289 domain-containing protein, whose translation MEQLEFFDVPSPCISVCQVNNRGYCKGCFRSRDERFNWLKFTPAQRREVIRLCQDRKRRVLAAARKKQLELELEPQVVPPQDTLPL comes from the coding sequence ATGGAGCAACTGGAGTTTTTCGATGTCCCCAGCCCCTGCATCAGCGTCTGCCAGGTCAATAACCGGGGCTACTGCAAGGGCTGCTTTCGCAGCCGGGACGAACGCTTTAACTGGCTCAAATTCACCCCGGCCCAGCGCCGGGAGGTGATCCGCCTGTGCCAAGATCGCAAGCGCCGAGTGCTGGCCGCTGCCCGCAAGAAACAACTGGAGCTGGAGCTCGAACCGCAGGTTGTTCCGCCCCAGGATACCCTGCCGCTGTGA
- a CDS encoding glutamine synthetase family protein, whose amino-acid sequence MHKARDTAKSHADSPWSAFQSVDLMLCDINGVIRGKRIQTSAFEKALSQGISLPASVFALDITGQTVEETGMGLAQGDSDRLCRLLPHTLAPVPWHKIPSGQILMTMEDLDGSPFFADPRHVLQKVLNRLKEKGLHPCVAVELEFYLVDQKEGADGLPQPPILPGTDERMHDTQVYSLDDLDSWEDFLVQVAEVCKLQHIPADNAVAEYAPGQFEINLTHQNDAVAACDQAILLKRAIKAIAIKQGMYATFMAKPYNGQAGSGMHIHVSLLDNDGNNVFAGDHELLRQAIAGTLSMLPESMALFAPNANSFRRLQPHMFVPLHASWGFDNRTVAVRIPSGDPANTRLEHRVAGADANPYLVVAAILAAVDYGLTEQLHPPAPIQGDANKLDLPLLPYRWQNALDRFAQSHRLSQYLGKEFHRAYLINKRFELAEFDQHVTPLEYQWYQHLV is encoded by the coding sequence ATGCACAAGGCCCGTGATACCGCAAAAAGCCATGCCGACTCGCCCTGGTCGGCCTTTCAGTCCGTCGATCTGATGCTGTGCGACATCAACGGTGTCATTCGCGGCAAACGCATTCAGACCAGCGCCTTTGAAAAGGCCCTGAGCCAGGGCATCAGCCTGCCGGCCTCGGTGTTTGCCCTGGATATTACCGGTCAGACGGTGGAAGAAACCGGCATGGGCCTGGCTCAGGGCGACAGCGACCGGCTGTGCCGGCTGCTGCCCCATACCCTGGCGCCGGTGCCCTGGCACAAGATCCCGTCGGGCCAGATCCTGATGACCATGGAAGATCTCGACGGCAGCCCCTTTTTTGCCGACCCGCGCCATGTGCTGCAAAAGGTACTGAACCGGCTGAAGGAAAAAGGCCTGCACCCCTGTGTGGCGGTGGAGCTGGAGTTTTACCTGGTGGATCAGAAGGAAGGGGCCGACGGTCTGCCCCAACCGCCCATACTGCCCGGTACCGATGAGCGCATGCACGATACCCAGGTCTATTCCCTGGACGATCTCGACAGCTGGGAAGACTTTCTGGTGCAGGTGGCCGAGGTGTGCAAACTGCAGCACATTCCCGCCGACAACGCCGTGGCCGAGTACGCCCCGGGCCAGTTTGAAATCAACCTCACCCACCAGAATGATGCCGTGGCCGCCTGCGATCAGGCCATTCTGCTCAAGCGGGCGATCAAGGCCATCGCCATCAAGCAGGGCATGTACGCCACCTTTATGGCCAAGCCCTACAACGGTCAGGCCGGCTCGGGCATGCATATTCATGTGAGCCTGCTCGATAACGACGGCAACAATGTGTTTGCCGGGGATCACGAGCTGTTGCGCCAGGCCATTGCCGGCACCCTCAGCATGCTGCCGGAATCCATGGCGCTGTTTGCCCCCAATGCCAACTCCTTTCGCCGGCTGCAGCCGCACATGTTTGTGCCCCTGCACGCCAGCTGGGGCTTTGACAACCGCACCGTGGCGGTGCGCATTCCGTCGGGTGACCCGGCCAATACCCGACTGGAACACAGGGTCGCCGGGGCCGATGCCAACCCCTACCTGGTGGTGGCGGCCATTCTTGCCGCCGTGGATTATGGCCTGACGGAACAACTGCACCCGCCCGCGCCCATTCAGGGCGACGCCAACAAGCTGGATCTGCCGCTGCTGCCCTACCGCTGGCAGAACGCCCTGGACCGCTTTGCCCAGTCGCACCGGCTGTCGCAATACCTGGGCAAGGAGTTTCACCGGGCCTATCTGATTAACAAGCGCTTTGAGCTGGCCGAATTCGATCAACACGTCACGCCGCTGGAATACCAATGGTATCAGCACCTTGTGTAA
- a CDS encoding alpha/beta fold hydrolase: MTARESGINIHGRRLAVAEWGDPAGIPVVALHGWLDNAASFTLLAQQLPHVRLIAPDLAGHGLSDHRAPGQPYYIWDNVADVKAMLDALELQQVALLGHSMGASVATLLAGSFPERVSRLLLLDGLAPRTYTADSLPEQMAAALNKGQRIRRRGWRPYASFEQALQARMGGRYAVSREAAGWLLARSLEETPEGWCWRHDIALSQPSVVRLCEQQVAAFLQRLSMPVLLMMAARGNELDGVRPWLELVPALELCVLDGGHHLHLEPEPAARIAGLIRERLSDV; the protein is encoded by the coding sequence ATGACAGCACGGGAGTCTGGCATAAACATTCACGGCCGCCGGCTGGCGGTGGCGGAGTGGGGCGATCCTGCCGGTATTCCCGTGGTGGCATTGCACGGCTGGCTCGACAATGCCGCCAGCTTTACCCTGCTGGCGCAGCAGTTGCCTCATGTGCGGCTGATTGCCCCGGATCTGGCCGGCCATGGTTTGTCCGATCATCGCGCGCCCGGCCAGCCCTATTACATCTGGGACAACGTGGCCGATGTGAAGGCTATGCTGGATGCGCTGGAATTACAGCAAGTGGCCCTGCTCGGCCATTCCATGGGGGCCAGCGTGGCCACCCTGCTGGCGGGCAGTTTTCCCGAGCGGGTCAGCCGGTTATTGTTGCTTGATGGCCTGGCGCCGCGTACCTATACCGCCGACAGCCTGCCCGAGCAAATGGCCGCGGCCCTGAACAAGGGCCAGCGCATTCGCCGCCGTGGCTGGCGGCCTTATGCCAGCTTTGAGCAGGCGCTGCAGGCACGTATGGGCGGTCGCTATGCCGTGAGCCGGGAAGCGGCGGGCTGGCTGCTGGCCCGCAGTCTTGAAGAAACCCCGGAAGGCTGGTGCTGGCGGCACGACATTGCCCTGAGTCAACCGTCGGTGGTGCGTCTGTGCGAGCAGCAGGTGGCGGCCTTTTTACAGCGACTAAGCATGCCGGTGCTGCTGATGATGGCGGCAAGGGGCAATGAGCTTGACGGCGTTCGGCCGTGGCTTGAGTTGGTGCCTGCTCTTGAGCTCTGCGTGCTCGACGGCGGCCACCATCTGCATCTTGAACCCGAGCCGGCGGCACGGATTGCCGGGCTGATCAGGGAAAGGCTGTCAGACGTCTGA
- the queD gene encoding 6-carboxytetrahydropterin synthase QueD, whose protein sequence is MYTIKKEFHFSASHQLKQMPDWHPCARLHGHNYVVVIELQSETLDQYGFVRDYLELKAFKDYIDDRLDHRHLNEVLGDECTTAERLARHLYDWARERWPEVSAVLVSETPKTWAEYRP, encoded by the coding sequence ATGTATACCATCAAAAAGGAGTTTCATTTCTCCGCCTCCCACCAGCTCAAGCAAATGCCCGACTGGCACCCCTGTGCCCGGCTGCATGGTCATAACTATGTGGTGGTGATCGAGCTGCAAAGCGAAACCCTGGATCAGTACGGCTTTGTGCGCGACTACCTCGAGCTCAAGGCGTTCAAGGACTATATCGACGACCGGCTCGATCACCGCCACCTCAACGAGGTGCTGGGGGACGAGTGCACCACCGCCGAGCGGCTGGCTCGTCATTTGTATGACTGGGCCCGCGAGCGCTGGCCCGAAGTGAGCGCGGTGTTGGTCTCGGAAACCCCCAAGACCTGGGCCGAGTACCGGCCATGA
- the queC gene encoding 7-cyano-7-deazaguanine synthase QueC — protein sequence MKALLICSGGFDSVTLAYRLAADHALGALLTFDYGQRHKKEIDAARRCAERLGVPHLVMDIGHIGRQLSGSALTDDIDVPHGHYSEENMKVTVVPNRNAIMLTIAFGVAAARGLDTVALAVHGGDHFIYPDCRPDFIRLFGDMQAQALDGVAEVALLAPYVNTDKTEIARDAARFGVPVADTWSCYEGGEVHCGRCGTCVERIEAMALAGLADPTPYQDTQFWREAVARAK from the coding sequence ATGAAAGCACTGCTGATCTGCTCCGGCGGATTTGATTCCGTCACGCTCGCTTACCGGCTGGCGGCGGACCACGCCCTCGGCGCCCTGCTGACCTTTGACTACGGCCAGCGCCACAAAAAAGAAATCGACGCCGCCCGCCGCTGTGCCGAGCGCCTCGGTGTTCCTCACCTGGTGATGGATATCGGCCATATCGGCCGCCAGCTTTCCGGCTCGGCGCTCACCGACGACATCGATGTGCCCCACGGTCATTACAGCGAAGAAAACATGAAGGTCACCGTGGTGCCCAACCGCAATGCCATCATGTTGACCATCGCCTTTGGCGTGGCCGCCGCCCGCGGCCTTGATACTGTGGCACTGGCGGTGCATGGCGGTGATCACTTCATCTATCCCGACTGCCGGCCCGACTTTATTCGCCTGTTTGGCGACATGCAGGCGCAAGCCCTGGACGGCGTGGCCGAGGTGGCGCTGCTGGCCCCCTACGTCAATACCGACAAAACCGAGATCGCCCGGGACGCGGCCCGTTTTGGGGTGCCGGTGGCCGACACCTGGTCCTGCTACGAAGGCGGCGAGGTGCATTGTGGCCGTTGCGGCACCTGCGTGGAGCGTATCGAGGCTATGGCCTTGGCCGGCCTGGCGGATCCCACGCCCTATCAGGACACACAGTTCTGGCGGGAAGCGGTGGCGAGGGCGAAGTAA